One window from the genome of Candidatus Yanofskybacteria bacterium encodes:
- a CDS encoding recombinase family protein gives MKNCAIYTRVSTDNQAEKEFSSCEAQEQKIRSYVSSQDNWKVFKVYNDGGFSGACGFGLQN, from the coding sequence GTGAAAAATTGCGCCATTTATACTCGCGTCTCAACCGATAACCAAGCGGAAAAAGAATTTTCGTCTTGCGAGGCACAGGAACAAAAGATACGCTCTTATGTTTCGAGCCAAGATAATTGGAAAGTTTTCAAAGTATATAACGATGGTGGATTTTCAGGGGCATGTGGTTTTGGTCTACAAAATTGA
- a CDS encoding acyloxyacyl hydrolase produces MKTVFLSTALAVFILSGNVCRAAEDSRAQYPPWLSNSYIGFNIGYVKQTFTHVQLERGYQASTIENPKLMVSVTLFGHHFNKNFSAQLTYKRPVHWVRYKNINGITSEHTVRTNLASITGRATAPIGSLFSIYAEGGLGIVTRSGFNLENRNIVKDANYPTMLLGTGLQYRLSDSLDLQTSIAYAPPNKSFMQPHTFLVSSGIVFNMRPLSAEKVKNIAQLGVIFPKNLVQIGYATNTFGTGVNRFVSRAKIFWGGSHEVTHGVTLRYQRNVFHTKKIFSLDLGVSAANWRGAKNQISFYTFSLFPQFRFTLIRLKQIDLYLGYSLAGPTYITKTITDGRDIGQRFTFQDLLGLGWYMGKQRHINMEVGIGHFSNGNIFPQNPSVKVPLTFTVGYTF; encoded by the coding sequence GTGAAAACAGTATTCTTGTCCACCGCTTTGGCCGTATTTATTCTATCTGGGAATGTTTGCAGAGCCGCCGAAGACAGCCGCGCCCAATATCCTCCCTGGCTCTCAAATTCATATATCGGTTTTAACATTGGATATGTAAAACAGACCTTCACGCATGTTCAGTTAGAGCGCGGATATCAAGCCTCGACAATTGAGAACCCGAAGTTAATGGTCTCCGTAACACTATTTGGCCATCATTTTAACAAAAATTTTTCGGCACAGCTGACATATAAGCGGCCCGTGCATTGGGTCAGATATAAAAACATAAACGGGATTACTTCCGAACATACCGTGCGTACCAATTTGGCAAGCATAACTGGGCGAGCGACAGCACCGATTGGAAGTTTATTTTCTATCTATGCCGAAGGCGGCTTGGGCATAGTAACAAGAAGCGGGTTCAATTTGGAAAATCGCAACATTGTAAAAGACGCGAATTACCCGACCATGCTCCTAGGCACCGGGCTTCAATATCGCCTAAGCGATTCATTGGATTTACAAACAAGCATTGCTTATGCCCCGCCTAACAAAAGTTTCATGCAACCACATACATTCCTGGTTTCAAGCGGTATTGTGTTTAATATGCGACCATTATCTGCTGAAAAGGTTAAAAATATCGCTCAATTGGGAGTTATATTTCCAAAAAATCTTGTTCAGATCGGTTATGCGACAAATACATTCGGAACCGGCGTAAATCGCTTTGTGTCACGGGCTAAGATTTTCTGGGGTGGCAGCCATGAGGTAACACATGGGGTCACCCTGCGCTATCAGCGTAATGTTTTCCATACCAAGAAAATATTTTCTTTAGACTTGGGCGTGAGTGCCGCCAATTGGCGAGGTGCCAAAAACCAAATTAGCTTCTACACATTCTCTTTATTCCCCCAGTTTAGATTCACGCTTATCCGCCTCAAACAGATTGACCTGTACTTGGGTTATTCTCTGGCTGGTCCGACATATATTACAAAAACTATAACCGATGGCCGCGACATCGGCCAACGCTTTACTTTCCAAGATCTTTTGGGTCTCGGATGGTACATGGGTAAACAAAGACACATTAATATGGAAGTAGGCATCGGACACTTTTCCAACGGGAATATCTTTCCCCAAAACCCCAGCGTGAAAGTACCTCTTACATTCACGGTTGGCTACACTTTCTAG
- a CDS encoding glycoside hydrolase family 1 protein, whose amino-acid sequence MESLKFPKSFLWGSATSAYQVEGGIENNDWAEAARQGKIPPAGRACDHYNRYEEDFDIAKSLGQNAHRFSIEWARIEPEEGRFDERAIEHYRSVLRALHDRGLEPFVTLWHFNLPVWFARMGGFENKKAAFYFERYCEYVMSKLAASTKTTASQGGIGVRFWITINEPIVYASQGYLRGGWPPFKKNIFRFIKVVDNLAVSHNVAYKKIKSIQPLAQIGIAKNQFNFEADRNPINRLLAKFLIWFWNHRFIGKISESQDFIGINHYFYKKFGGKNIHEKSDMGWDIYPKGIYNVLMELKRYHKPIYITENGIADATDTKRTKFIKDYLYWIYRAIHDGIDVRGYFYWSLLDNYELHHGFKYRFGLIEMDYETMERKIRPSAHEYKRICEANSL is encoded by the coding sequence ATGGAAAGCTTGAAATTTCCTAAAAGTTTTTTATGGGGAAGTGCTACCTCGGCATATCAAGTTGAGGGTGGGATAGAAAACAATGATTGGGCGGAAGCGGCAAGGCAGGGCAAAATACCACCAGCCGGGCGCGCCTGTGATCACTACAATCGCTACGAGGAAGATTTTGATATTGCCAAATCTCTTGGGCAGAACGCCCACAGATTTTCAATTGAATGGGCCAGAATTGAACCGGAGGAGGGGAGATTTGACGAACGTGCTATTGAGCACTACCGCAGTGTATTACGGGCGTTGCACGATAGAGGGCTGGAGCCGTTTGTAACTCTTTGGCATTTTAATTTGCCGGTCTGGTTTGCGCGTATGGGTGGTTTTGAAAACAAAAAAGCCGCTTTTTATTTTGAGCGATATTGTGAGTATGTTATGAGCAAGCTTGCCGCCTCCACTAAGACTACCGCGAGTCAAGGGGGGATAGGGGTAAGATTTTGGATTACAATAAATGAGCCGATAGTTTATGCAAGCCAAGGATATTTGCGTGGTGGCTGGCCGCCATTTAAAAAAAATATTTTCAGGTTTATTAAGGTTGTGGATAACTTAGCCGTGTCGCACAATGTGGCATATAAAAAAATCAAATCAATCCAACCGTTAGCTCAAATTGGAATTGCTAAAAATCAGTTTAACTTTGAAGCCGATAGAAATCCTATCAATCGCCTACTCGCCAAATTTTTAATTTGGTTTTGGAATCATAGGTTTATAGGCAAAATTTCTGAATCGCAAGATTTTATCGGGATTAACCATTATTTTTATAAAAAATTTGGCGGCAAAAATATCCATGAAAAGTCCGATATGGGCTGGGATATTTATCCCAAGGGCATTTATAATGTTCTTATGGAACTCAAGCGATATCACAAGCCAATTTACATTACTGAAAACGGTATTGCGGATGCTACTGATACCAAACGTACCAAATTTATAAAAGATTATTTATACTGGATTTATCGCGCGATTCATGACGGAATTGATGTCCGGGGTTATTTTTATTGGTCGCTTTTAGATAATTATGAGTTGCACCACGGTTTTAAATATAGGTTTGGTTTGATAGAAATGGATTACGAGACAATGGAGCGCAAAATTCGACCATCAGCCCATGAATACAAAAGAATTTGCGAAGCAAATTCTTTATAG
- a CDS encoding HAD-IC family P-type ATPase, which produces MIQRTEKEQLFWALPSSKVVKALETDARGGLSESEAERRIKVFGPNVIEKPRRAPGLFISLNQFKSPLILILLFAGIVTLFIAHYRDALFIFAAVIANAALGFYQEYKAERALAELKTYLKQRARVIRDGIEREIDASELVPGDIIHLAQGDRIPADGRLIFVNDLQIDEAILTGESLPVSKSVEPVNAEAVIGDQYPMVFAGTLVTQGIGTAVICRTDFATELGKIAALVSESQREETPLQNAIKLFSLKAAIFLCVLTLIIFGMGLALGYSRVDMFLTSVAIAVSAVPEGLPVAMTVILAIGVQHMARRKGVIRKLIAAETLGDTSVILTDKTGTLTMAKMELSKVLPIEGVEEKNLLELALINTNILIENPNDPPTEWRTNGRILETALVRSAALRDIFVEDVKKRTSILNSLPFNAANKFSASLIHDGEKHLLLFFGAPDVFISHSTLNSMERETALKEISSLAGSGELVVGIAIKEIEKKEDFTFSKDLELANLVFQGLITLRDPIRPNVKEAVQKVQESGIRVMVMTGDHRGTAEAVAKEVGFEIEKESVLDSSECRLLSDADLKKRLPSLRVISRVSPLDKMRIVKAFQETGEVVAMTGDGVNDAPSIKQADIGIAMGSGTEVARDAADLVLLDDNFETIAAAVEEGRQIMHNIRKVLVYLLSDTADELFLIGGALITGLALPLNALQILYVNFFSDSFPAVAFAFEKNIDGLAYRPRSTKTGLFDPMMRFLILFIGLSTSALLFVLYWFLLRAGFAEDLVRTFIFASFGSYTLFLALSVRSLDKSIFKYPVFSNRYLVAGVGIGIILMIVAIYVPFMQSLLKTTSLPLHWLLGVVLIGLINILAVEFGKWIFRRKRLMERVN; this is translated from the coding sequence ATGATTCAAAGAACTGAAAAGGAACAACTATTTTGGGCTCTGCCATCTTCAAAGGTTGTCAAGGCGTTGGAAACTGACGCTCGAGGCGGTCTTTCAGAAAGCGAGGCCGAGAGAAGAATAAAAGTTTTCGGACCCAATGTGATTGAAAAGCCCCGGCGAGCTCCCGGTCTTTTTATTTCATTAAACCAATTCAAAAGCCCGCTGATTCTGATTCTGTTATTCGCTGGTATTGTCACCTTATTTATTGCTCATTATCGGGACGCTCTGTTTATTTTCGCAGCTGTAATTGCCAATGCCGCGCTGGGCTTTTATCAGGAATATAAGGCCGAGAGAGCATTAGCGGAACTTAAAACATATCTTAAGCAGAGAGCCAGAGTTATCCGTGACGGCATCGAACGTGAAATAGATGCTTCAGAGTTGGTGCCTGGAGATATAATCCATCTTGCCCAAGGGGATCGTATCCCTGCTGATGGGCGACTCATATTTGTTAATGACTTACAAATTGATGAAGCGATTCTTACGGGAGAATCTCTGCCGGTGTCAAAATCAGTTGAGCCGGTAAATGCAGAGGCGGTCATTGGCGATCAGTACCCTATGGTTTTTGCCGGAACCCTTGTAACACAAGGTATTGGTACTGCGGTTATATGTCGAACTGATTTTGCGACAGAACTGGGAAAAATCGCAGCCTTAGTTTCAGAGTCACAAAGAGAAGAAACTCCGCTACAAAATGCAATCAAACTTTTTAGCCTAAAGGCGGCAATCTTTTTGTGCGTCCTTACGCTTATCATCTTTGGTATGGGTCTTGCTTTGGGATATTCACGCGTGGATATGTTTCTGACATCCGTAGCGATAGCCGTTTCGGCCGTTCCGGAGGGTCTGCCGGTAGCCATGACGGTTATCTTGGCAATAGGAGTTCAGCATATGGCAAGGCGTAAGGGTGTTATTAGAAAACTGATCGCAGCAGAAACACTTGGGGATACTAGCGTAATTCTCACTGATAAAACAGGAACATTAACAATGGCAAAAATGGAATTAAGCAAGGTGCTTCCTATTGAAGGTGTGGAAGAAAAAAATCTGCTCGAGTTAGCTCTCATTAACACCAATATCTTAATAGAGAACCCCAATGATCCGCCGACAGAGTGGCGAACAAATGGACGAATACTGGAGACGGCATTGGTTAGGTCGGCTGCCCTTCGAGATATATTTGTGGAAGATGTTAAGAAAAGAACCTCAATCTTAAATTCACTGCCATTCAATGCGGCTAATAAATTTTCCGCTTCATTGATACATGACGGAGAAAAACATTTGCTTTTATTCTTCGGTGCGCCGGATGTTTTTATCAGTCACTCAACTTTAAATAGCATGGAACGAGAGACTGCTTTAAAAGAAATCAGTTCTCTTGCGGGATCCGGGGAACTGGTAGTTGGTATAGCAATAAAAGAAATTGAAAAAAAAGAAGATTTTACTTTCTCGAAGGACTTGGAATTAGCGAATCTTGTATTTCAAGGATTAATTACTTTGCGGGATCCGATAAGGCCAAATGTTAAAGAGGCGGTCCAAAAGGTACAAGAATCCGGCATAAGGGTAATGGTCATGACTGGTGATCATCGCGGTACCGCTGAAGCTGTAGCGAAAGAAGTTGGCTTTGAAATTGAGAAAGAAAGTGTTCTTGATTCTTCAGAATGTCGACTACTTTCAGATGCGGATCTCAAAAAGCGTTTGCCGTCTCTGCGAGTTATTTCTCGCGTATCCCCGCTTGATAAAATGCGGATCGTAAAAGCATTTCAAGAAACAGGAGAAGTCGTGGCAATGACTGGCGACGGCGTAAATGATGCGCCGAGTATTAAACAAGCCGACATAGGGATTGCTATGGGTTCAGGAACAGAGGTGGCGCGTGATGCCGCAGACCTTGTGTTGCTGGATGATAATTTTGAGACCATTGCTGCTGCCGTGGAAGAAGGCCGTCAAATTATGCACAATATCCGCAAGGTCCTCGTATATCTTCTTTCTGATACGGCTGACGAGCTTTTTTTGATCGGCGGAGCTTTGATAACCGGCTTAGCTCTTCCGCTGAATGCGCTTCAGATTTTGTATGTGAATTTTTTCTCGGATAGTTTTCCGGCTGTCGCATTCGCTTTTGAAAAAAATATTGACGGTTTAGCTTACCGCCCCCGGAGTACAAAAACTGGCCTCTTTGATCCCATGATGAGATTCCTAATTTTATTTATCGGCCTTTCCACGAGCGCTCTCCTGTTCGTTCTATATTGGTTCTTACTGCGAGCAGGTTTCGCGGAAGACCTCGTGAGGACATTTATATTTGCCAGTTTCGGAAGCTATACATTATTTTTGGCCCTTTCGGTCAGAAGTTTAGACAAAAGTATTTTTAAATATCCTGTTTTTTCAAATCGTTATCTGGTTGCTGGTGTCGGTATTGGAATTATTCTTATGATTGTAGCTATTTATGTTCCATTCATGCAGTCTTTATTAAAGACAACCTCGTTGCCACTTCATTGGCTTTTGGGGGTTGTGCTGATAGGCCTCATTAATATTCTGGCGGTTGAATTTGGGAAATGGATTTTTCGCCGCAAAAGATTAATGGAAAGAGTAAACTAG
- a CDS encoding DMT family transporter → MLWIYLIIFAQFLNAVVTLVDKHFVTSALIGKPSVYAFYIGAMSVAAILLLPFGVVAVPTPDVFLLSLVAGVSYVFSLLFLYKSLKLSDASDVAPALGAVSAIATLGFSFLFLGENPTGNLLYGFILLVFGTFITSYFHLTKKATLFLITAGILFSLSTIFLKELFNQTAFWNGFFWSRLANVLGVALLLIWPGNARAIRRNIKTSSAGTKTAVVANKVIAGFAFLLILYAIKLGDVSIINALTGVQFAFLLLFAILFTKKFPNYFYESVHHHHTVLRKTVATGVIVVGLALLFL, encoded by the coding sequence ATGCTCTGGATCTATCTAATAATTTTTGCCCAATTTCTGAATGCTGTTGTAACGCTTGTTGATAAGCATTTTGTTACCTCGGCTCTTATCGGCAAACCGTCGGTTTACGCTTTTTATATTGGAGCCATGTCGGTGGCCGCGATTTTGCTCTTACCATTTGGTGTTGTAGCGGTTCCCACTCCCGACGTATTTTTGCTTTCTCTTGTGGCCGGGGTCAGCTATGTTTTTTCGCTACTTTTCTTGTATAAGTCTCTCAAATTATCTGATGCGTCAGACGTGGCGCCGGCACTCGGCGCGGTAAGCGCCATCGCAACGCTTGGTTTTAGTTTTCTGTTTTTGGGCGAGAACCCAACCGGCAATCTTTTATACGGTTTTATTTTACTTGTTTTTGGAACTTTTATAACCTCATATTTCCACCTTACAAAAAAGGCAACACTATTTTTGATAACTGCCGGTATTCTATTTAGCCTGTCAACTATTTTTTTAAAAGAACTTTTCAATCAAACAGCTTTTTGGAACGGCTTTTTTTGGTCGCGTTTGGCCAATGTGCTGGGAGTGGCATTGTTGTTGATTTGGCCAGGTAACGCAAGAGCCATCCGGAGAAACATCAAAACTTCATCTGCCGGTACCAAAACCGCAGTGGTTGCCAATAAAGTAATTGCCGGTTTTGCCTTCCTTTTGATACTTTACGCGATTAAACTTGGTGACGTTTCCATAATTAACGCCTTGACTGGGGTACAGTTCGCTTTTTTATTGCTCTTTGCAATTTTGTTCACCAAAAAATTTCCAAATTATTTTTACGAATCGGTTCACCACCACCATACTGTTTTGCGCAAAACTGTTGCTACGGGAGTAATAGTTGTCGGATTGGCCCTGTTATTTTTGTAA